The following coding sequences lie in one Oceanicola sp. 502str15 genomic window:
- a CDS encoding TRAP transporter small permease: MDRLRKPIQWLGARAENILALILGALFVSFLIQIVFRYLLNLPLGWTVEFVSIAWLWGILFGYAFVVRESEVIRLDILYNLLPRGGRRALDVITGAICAGIFIWTLPNVWDYVSFMAIEKTAYMKIRFDWVFAIYVPFALSVILRCFISIWRGITGTGPGWNTPQSAGSHDYE, translated from the coding sequence ATGGACCGTCTGCGAAAACCAATCCAATGGCTCGGCGCGCGAGCCGAGAACATACTCGCGCTGATCCTCGGGGCGCTCTTCGTGAGCTTCCTGATCCAGATCGTCTTTCGCTACCTGTTGAACCTGCCGCTGGGCTGGACGGTGGAGTTTGTCTCCATCGCGTGGCTCTGGGGCATCCTGTTCGGATACGCCTTCGTGGTGCGGGAATCCGAAGTGATCCGGCTCGACATCCTGTACAACCTGCTGCCCCGAGGCGGGCGCCGGGCGCTTGACGTGATCACCGGCGCGATCTGCGCGGGCATCTTCATATGGACCCTGCCGAACGTCTGGGACTACGTCTCCTTCATGGCGATCGAGAAGACCGCCTACATGAAGATCCGTTTCGACTGGGTCTTCGCCATCTACGTCCCCTTCGCACTCTCCGTGATCCTGCGCTGCTTCATCAGCATCTGGCGCGGCATCACCGGCACCGGCCCCGGCTGGAACACGCCCCAATCGGCGGGAAGCCACGACTATGAATGA
- a CDS encoding TRAP transporter large permease — MNDPFLISILLIAVLAFGGLSMGLAMICGSSVYLMLKGFDPSIASETLLQGLFNSYTLLAIPLFILAADIMNIGSLADRLLQFSQALVGRFKGGLGHVNVVSSLIFSGMSGSAVADAVGMGKIIINMMTKDGKYTPSYAAAITAASATIGPIIPPSIPMVLYALVSDQSVGYLFAAGMAPGLLMGLVLMIMNAVIAHRRNFSVDEVVPLREMPGVTFRAIPALLLPVILLGGIYGGVMTPTEAAAVAAFYALLISVVFYRSVRVGQFYQTLLASARSTATVGILIAGALTFQYVVTRENVPDSLAAFLGQYELSRIGFLLAINALFLVLGCILESGAILLIIVPIFIPTAQALGIDLVHFGVICVVNAMLGLVTPPYGLLLFIVSSITKQPLTRIVRDLAPFLVALVVALMIITFVPDFVLWLPRLLGYKG, encoded by the coding sequence ATGAATGACCCCTTCCTGATTTCCATCCTGCTGATCGCGGTTCTTGCCTTCGGCGGCCTCTCGATGGGCCTCGCGATGATCTGCGGCTCTTCGGTCTACCTGATGCTGAAGGGGTTCGACCCCTCGATCGCCTCCGAGACGCTGCTGCAGGGCCTGTTCAACAGCTACACGCTGCTGGCGATTCCGCTCTTCATCCTTGCCGCCGACATCATGAATATCGGTTCGCTGGCCGACCGATTGTTGCAGTTTTCGCAGGCGCTGGTCGGGCGGTTCAAGGGCGGGCTTGGCCACGTCAACGTGGTGTCGTCGCTGATTTTCTCCGGCATGTCCGGCTCGGCGGTCGCCGATGCGGTGGGCATGGGCAAGATCATCATCAACATGATGACGAAGGACGGGAAGTACACGCCCTCCTATGCCGCCGCCATTACTGCCGCCTCCGCCACCATCGGGCCGATCATTCCGCCCTCGATCCCGATGGTGCTCTATGCGCTGGTTTCCGATCAGTCCGTTGGCTACCTCTTTGCCGCAGGCATGGCGCCGGGGCTGCTTATGGGCCTCGTGCTGATGATCATGAACGCGGTCATCGCGCATCGCCGCAACTTCTCGGTCGACGAGGTGGTGCCGCTGCGCGAGATGCCCGGCGTGACCTTCCGCGCCATCCCGGCGCTGCTGCTGCCGGTGATCCTGCTGGGCGGCATCTACGGCGGGGTGATGACGCCCACCGAGGCGGCCGCCGTTGCGGCCTTCTACGCGCTGCTGATCTCGGTGGTGTTCTACCGCTCGGTGAGGGTCGGCCAGTTCTACCAGACGCTGCTGGCCTCGGCCCGCTCCACCGCAACCGTGGGCATCCTGATCGCCGGGGCGCTGACCTTCCAGTATGTCGTGACCCGCGAGAACGTGCCGGATTCGCTTGCGGCCTTCCTCGGGCAATACGAGCTGTCGCGGATCGGCTTCCTTCTGGCGATCAACGCGCTGTTCCTCGTGCTGGGCTGTATCCTGGAGTCGGGCGCGATCCTGCTGATCATCGTGCCGATCTTCATCCCCACCGCTCAGGCGCTCGGGATCGACCTGGTGCACTTCGGGGTGATCTGTGTGGTCAACGCCATGCTCGGGCTGGTTACGCCGCCCTACGGGCTTTTGCTGTTCATCGTGTCGTCGATCACCAAGCAGCCGCTCACCCGGATCGTGCGCGATCTGGCGCCGTTTCTCGTGGCCCTCGTCGTGGCGCTGATGATCATCACCTTCGTGCCTGACTTCGTGCTCTGGCTGCCGCGCCTGCTGGGCTACAAGGGGTGA
- a CDS encoding SMP-30/gluconolactonase/LRE family protein — protein sequence MTPTIHCVQKVAAQLGETPLWDAARGLLWWIDIEQPTLWQLNPATGRAEAREQPGTYFGSLALTRSGGLMGARDLALVALDPESGAATPFAATPDEAMPATRLNDGRVDARGRLWIGTMDNGLKDGLGALYRVDADGTMTRMLDDVVVSNGIAFDPDGRHMYFTDTRRYTTFRLTLDEAGEAITGREVFADYSATGDRPDGACVDADGCLWQAFFGGGRVVRYAPDGRIDREIALPVTNPTCLCFGGADLKTLFVTSAFKFLSPEQLAAEPLAGSVFAIEGAGQGVPENLFNI from the coding sequence ATGACGCCCACCATCCACTGTGTTCAGAAGGTCGCTGCCCAGCTCGGGGAAACCCCGCTGTGGGACGCGGCGCGCGGTCTGCTCTGGTGGATCGACATCGAGCAGCCGACCCTGTGGCAGCTCAATCCGGCGACCGGGCGTGCGGAGGCCCGAGAGCAGCCCGGCACCTACTTCGGCTCGCTTGCGCTCACCCGTTCCGGGGGCTTGATGGGCGCGCGCGATCTCGCTCTCGTGGCACTGGACCCCGAGAGCGGAGCCGCCACGCCCTTTGCCGCCACGCCGGACGAGGCGATGCCCGCAACCCGCCTCAACGACGGGCGCGTCGATGCCCGCGGGCGGCTCTGGATCGGCACCATGGACAATGGGCTGAAGGACGGTTTGGGCGCGCTCTACCGGGTGGACGCGGACGGCACCATGACCCGAATGCTGGACGACGTGGTGGTGTCGAACGGCATCGCCTTCGATCCGGACGGGCGGCACATGTATTTTACCGATACCCGCCGCTACACCACCTTCCGCCTCACCCTCGACGAGGCCGGCGAGGCGATCACCGGACGCGAGGTGTTTGCCGACTACTCGGCCACGGGTGACCGGCCAGACGGCGCATGCGTCGATGCCGATGGCTGCCTCTGGCAGGCCTTCTTCGGCGGTGGCCGGGTGGTGCGCTACGCCCCGGATGGCCGGATCGACCGCGAGATCGCCCTGCCCGTGACCAACCCGACCTGCCTCTGCTTCGGCGGGGCCGATCTGAAAACACTCTTCGTCACCTCTGCCTTCAAGTTCCTCTCGCCCGAGCAACTCGCTGCCGAGCCGTTGGCCGGAAGCGTCTTTGCCATCGAGGGGGCAGGGCAGGGGGTGCCCGAAAACCTGTTCAACATCTGA
- the dctP gene encoding TRAP transporter substrate-binding protein DctP, with amino-acid sequence MIHHKIKTFASAALAVAMLTGGAQAQDKIELIFSDVNPQQAPRNVALVDIFAKEIGEEFDFQPFYGATLMKQGTELTGIQRGNIQMASLPPSDLAQQAPEFDILGAAYVIRDQAHLKAVFQSEVGEQLRQIGRDKLGVEILTGLYYGTRQVNLRGDKEIMTPADMSGVKLRMPGGESWQFLGKSLGANPVPVPYSELYTALQSGVVDGQDNPLPNDKEMKFYEVTDQIVLTGHNVGIGLIIVSSKVFDALTPEQQERMRSAAENAVAWSDEQYLNQEAELIAFFEGEGLKVYTPDVAAFQAYAQEQYLNSTMSQSWPEGMIDAINGL; translated from the coding sequence ATGATCCATCACAAGATAAAGACCTTCGCATCCGCCGCGCTCGCGGTGGCCATGCTCACCGGTGGGGCGCAGGCCCAGGACAAGATCGAGTTGATCTTCTCCGATGTGAACCCGCAGCAGGCCCCGCGCAACGTGGCGCTTGTCGACATCTTCGCCAAGGAGATCGGTGAGGAGTTCGACTTCCAGCCCTTCTACGGCGCGACCCTGATGAAGCAGGGCACCGAGCTCACGGGCATCCAGCGCGGCAATATCCAGATGGCCAGCCTGCCGCCTTCGGACCTCGCGCAGCAGGCGCCCGAGTTCGACATTCTCGGCGCGGCCTACGTGATCCGTGACCAGGCCCACCTCAAGGCGGTGTTCCAGTCCGAGGTCGGCGAGCAGCTCCGTCAGATTGGCCGCGACAAGCTCGGGGTCGAGATCCTGACCGGGCTCTATTACGGCACCCGCCAGGTCAACCTGCGCGGTGACAAGGAGATCATGACGCCTGCCGACATGTCGGGGGTCAAGCTGCGGATGCCCGGTGGCGAAAGCTGGCAGTTCCTCGGCAAGTCGCTCGGCGCCAACCCGGTGCCGGTGCCCTACTCGGAGCTTTACACCGCGCTGCAATCGGGCGTGGTCGACGGGCAGGACAACCCGCTGCCGAACGACAAGGAAATGAAGTTCTACGAAGTGACCGACCAGATCGTGCTGACCGGCCACAACGTGGGCATCGGCCTCATCATCGTGTCGTCCAAGGTGTTTGACGCGCTGACACCCGAGCAGCAGGAGCGGATGCGTTCTGCTGCCGAGAACGCCGTGGCCTGGTCTGACGAGCAGTACCTGAACCAGGAGGCCGAGCTGATCGCCTTTTTCGAGGGCGAGGGGCTCAAGGTCTACACCCCCGATGTGGCGGCCTTTCAGGCCTACGCGCAGGAGCAGTATCTGAACTCGACGATGTCGCAGTCCTGGCCCGAGGGCATGATCGACGCGATCAACGGTCTCTGA
- a CDS encoding cyclase family protein, whose amino-acid sequence MLKAGFTLGVASLAGAGGLLGSASRASAATGPLSFSSVTDMTHTLYEGFPTFSGEKWFEMEHPVTWEKDRVNLNRWTLMEHTGTHIDAPIHFSEDGNSADLIPIGDLLCPLVIIDIRQKAAEDADAYLTPDDIAAWEAEHGEIPEGACVAMNSGWSAHLKTERFTGLDGEGKNHTPGFHPEAARLLIEERSVKGIAVDTLSLDRGIASGEFPVHYEWLGSGRWGVECLTGMDEIAASGAYILVGAPKVAGASGGPSRIVALH is encoded by the coding sequence GTGCTGAAGGCCGGGTTCACGCTTGGCGTGGCCTCGCTGGCCGGCGCCGGCGGGCTGCTTGGCAGCGCGTCGCGCGCCAGTGCCGCCACCGGGCCGCTCAGTTTCAGCAGCGTCACCGACATGACCCACACGCTTTACGAGGGCTTCCCAACCTTCTCGGGCGAGAAGTGGTTTGAGATGGAGCATCCGGTGACCTGGGAGAAGGACCGGGTGAATCTCAACCGCTGGACCCTGATGGAGCACACTGGCACCCATATCGACGCGCCGATCCACTTTTCCGAGGATGGCAACTCGGCGGACCTGATCCCGATTGGCGACCTGCTCTGTCCGCTGGTGATCATCGACATCCGCCAGAAGGCCGCGGAGGATGCCGATGCCTACCTGACGCCGGATGACATTGCGGCCTGGGAAGCCGAGCACGGCGAGATTCCGGAGGGTGCCTGCGTTGCCATGAATTCCGGCTGGTCGGCGCACCTGAAGACCGAACGCTTCACCGGGCTCGACGGGGAGGGCAAGAACCACACGCCGGGCTTCCACCCCGAGGCCGCCCGACTGCTGATCGAGGAGCGTTCGGTCAAGGGAATCGCGGTGGACACGCTCTCGCTCGACCGGGGCATCGCTTCGGGCGAGTTTCCGGTGCACTACGAGTGGCTCGGGTCCGGGCGCTGGGGCGTGGAATGCCTGACCGGCATGGATGAGATCGCCGCGTCGGGGGCGTACATTTTGGTTGGCGCGCCGAAAGTTGCCGGAGCGTCAGGCGGGCCCTCGCGGATCGTGGCGCTGCACTGA
- a CDS encoding IclR family transcriptional regulator, with protein MSSVVDRTFAILELLSTVPDGLSVKAIAEHLDMPPSGTHRLLGQLVQTGYVSQDRVQGDYGLTMRAAAIGMSFLRRSKVVEITQPILDSIAQEAHELVRLSVLENDGLIWIGVAQGATVGLRYDPGEDQGQIAHLASSASGLAWLSTLDDDAALMRAARAGFQTETSGPNAPRGAAELLERLGETRARGYSIVIESFMAGMNAMAAPIRHPDNGQGIGTISISGPSVRFFQSTMEALGPRLMSAAEDLGKMAYASQFFRRALSSQAD; from the coding sequence ATGAGTTCCGTTGTCGATCGTACCTTCGCCATCCTGGAGTTGCTGAGCACGGTGCCCGACGGGCTCTCGGTGAAGGCGATCGCCGAGCATCTCGACATGCCCCCCAGCGGCACCCACCGGTTGCTCGGTCAACTGGTGCAGACCGGCTATGTCTCACAGGACCGCGTGCAGGGCGACTACGGGCTGACGATGAGAGCCGCGGCCATCGGCATGAGCTTTCTTCGGCGCAGCAAGGTGGTCGAGATCACCCAACCCATTCTCGACAGCATCGCCCAGGAGGCGCATGAGCTGGTTCGCCTGAGCGTCCTTGAGAACGACGGCCTGATCTGGATCGGCGTGGCCCAGGGCGCGACCGTGGGGCTGCGCTACGACCCGGGCGAAGATCAGGGCCAGATTGCGCACCTTGCCTCTTCGGCCAGCGGGCTGGCCTGGCTCTCGACGCTCGATGACGACGCTGCCCTGATGCGGGCGGCGCGGGCGGGCTTTCAAACCGAAACCAGCGGCCCGAATGCGCCGCGCGGTGCCGCCGAACTGCTCGAGCGTCTCGGCGAGACACGGGCACGCGGCTATTCCATCGTGATCGAAAGCTTCATGGCCGGGATGAACGCAATGGCCGCCCCGATCCGCCACCCCGACAATGGTCAGGGGATCGGCACGATCAGCATAAGCGGACCCAGCGTGCGCTTTTTCCAAAGTACGATGGAGGCCCTCGGCCCGCGCCTGATGAGCGCGGCGGAGGATCTCGGGAAAATGGCCTATGCCTCGCAATTCTTCCGCCGGGCGCTCTCGTCACAAGCGGACTAA
- a CDS encoding SDR family NAD(P)-dependent oxidoreductase — MDHRTAIITGAADGIGWAMAQVFARAGHAVLLADLDGEKAAARAAELGPRHLSAAADVTSEDDVTALAALAAESFGGCDVLVNNAGIADRHLPTLEQDMAHFSRVLDVHLKGTFLVSRAIGAGMLKVGTGAIVNIGSIAGVAGMPRRNAYGAAKAGIVAMTRSMACEWAGQGVRVNAIIPGYVETDLVATLIADGKLDATRLRRRIPMGTLARPEDIAEAALFLASPQARYITGTTLNVDGGWSAFGDSGDASPG; from the coding sequence ATGGATCATCGCACCGCCATCATCACCGGCGCGGCAGACGGAATCGGCTGGGCAATGGCGCAGGTCTTTGCGCGTGCCGGCCATGCCGTGCTGCTGGCGGATCTCGACGGCGAAAAGGCCGCCGCCCGCGCCGCCGAGCTGGGCCCGCGCCACCTGTCCGCCGCCGCCGATGTAACCTCCGAAGACGACGTGACCGCTCTCGCGGCTCTGGCCGCAGAGAGCTTCGGTGGCTGCGACGTTCTGGTGAACAACGCCGGCATCGCCGACCGCCACCTGCCGACACTCGAGCAGGACATGGCCCATTTTTCCCGCGTGCTCGACGTGCACCTCAAAGGCACGTTTCTCGTGAGCAGGGCCATCGGAGCGGGCATGCTGAAGGTGGGAACCGGCGCAATCGTCAACATCGGCTCTATCGCCGGGGTGGCGGGCATGCCCCGCCGCAACGCCTACGGTGCCGCCAAGGCCGGCATCGTCGCGATGACCCGCTCCATGGCCTGCGAATGGGCCGGGCAGGGCGTGCGGGTCAACGCGATCATTCCGGGCTACGTGGAGACCGACCTTGTTGCGACGCTCATCGCCGACGGAAAGCTCGACGCCACCCGCCTGCGCCGCCGGATCCCCATGGGCACTCTCGCCCGCCCCGAGGATATCGCCGAGGCCGCGCTCTTTCTTGCCTCCCCGCAGGCACGGTATATTACCGGAACCACGTTGAACGTTGATGGCGGCTGGAGCGCGTTCGGAGATTCCGGAGATGCCAGCCCCGGCTGA
- a CDS encoding NIPSNAP family protein produces MAELIYEFRSYRLLPGKAPHYLGLLRQHGAAVVSRHLPMLGFWMTETGRLNTLHHLWAYADMGERAACRAALMADTRWTKGFVPEAFPLIQAQESRLMQLETGSALLSEATARRKEPVSVEPADGPVVTEALHGVSFGGNAAQPEGHIGSFITVSGEAPGTRVSLFSCDGTTLPAPSGAPSRQELMRPASFSPLR; encoded by the coding sequence ATGGCAGAGCTGATCTACGAGTTTCGCAGCTACCGGCTGCTGCCCGGCAAGGCGCCCCACTACCTCGGGCTGCTGCGTCAGCACGGTGCGGCAGTGGTCAGTCGGCACCTGCCGATGCTGGGCTTCTGGATGACCGAGACCGGGCGTCTGAACACCCTGCATCACCTATGGGCCTACGCCGACATGGGCGAGCGCGCAGCCTGTCGCGCAGCCCTGATGGCCGATACCCGCTGGACAAAGGGCTTCGTGCCCGAGGCCTTTCCGCTGATCCAGGCGCAGGAAAGCCGGCTGATGCAGCTTGAAACCGGCTCGGCCCTGCTTTCCGAAGCCACGGCGCGCCGCAAGGAGCCGGTGAGCGTCGAGCCAGCCGACGGCCCGGTGGTCACCGAGGCGCTGCACGGCGTCAGCTTCGGCGGCAACGCCGCCCAGCCGGAAGGTCATATCGGCAGTTTTATAACCGTCTCAGGCGAGGCGCCGGGCACGCGGGTTTCGCTCTTTTCCTGTGACGGAACCACGCTACCAGCCCCGTCTGGAGCGCCCTCTCGCCAAGAGCTGATGCGCCCCGCCAGCTTCTCCCCCCTTCGCTAG
- a CDS encoding TRAP transporter large permease, with the protein MNTVIITIIVLLFIGFALGMHVAIALGMTALVTGMVFIGPIWDFFGQIPWNTTSGATLIVVPLFILMGELLLRSGITEDLYTAFAKWMDRMPGGLLHTNIAASGVFSAISGSSVATAVTIGGVALPSLKRRNYNERISLGSLAAGGTLGILLPPSIILIVYGLMAEVSIGRLYIAAIVPGLIMMAAFIAVIAVRVFLRPDMAPREGAQSYSLGEKIAGLVNVLPAMALILLVLGTIYGGIATAIEASAFGVTGALLIALLKRRVNLDMLSKCFVTTASTTGMVMLILIAAFLLQFVLAFTGIPAAITRYVVSLGLSELELVLLLCVIYLVLGMFMESMAMMVTTLPLILPLLNSMGVDLVWFGVILVIMIEVSLITPPVGMNLFVLQSLRRRLAGPGGTGSIVDLYVGAFPFVFAMLAVLLMVILLPDLAMFLVETMRGTG; encoded by the coding sequence ATGAACACCGTAATCATCACCATCATCGTTCTGCTCTTCATCGGCTTCGCGCTCGGCATGCACGTGGCGATTGCCCTCGGCATGACGGCCCTCGTCACCGGCATGGTCTTCATCGGCCCGATCTGGGACTTTTTCGGACAGATCCCGTGGAACACCACCAGCGGGGCCACGCTCATCGTGGTGCCGCTGTTCATCCTGATGGGCGAACTGCTCCTGCGCAGCGGCATCACCGAAGACCTCTACACCGCCTTCGCCAAATGGATGGACAGAATGCCCGGCGGCCTCCTGCACACCAACATCGCAGCCAGTGGCGTGTTCTCGGCCATCAGCGGCTCCAGCGTGGCCACCGCCGTCACCATCGGCGGCGTGGCCCTGCCCTCGCTGAAACGGCGCAACTACAACGAGCGCATCTCGCTCGGCTCGCTGGCGGCGGGGGGCACGCTCGGCATCCTGCTTCCGCCCAGTATCATCCTCATCGTCTACGGCCTCATGGCCGAGGTCTCCATCGGCCGGCTCTACATTGCTGCGATCGTGCCGGGCCTCATCATGATGGCCGCCTTCATCGCCGTCATTGCCGTCCGGGTCTTTCTGCGCCCCGACATGGCCCCGCGGGAGGGCGCGCAAAGCTACAGTCTCGGCGAGAAGATTGCGGGCCTCGTCAACGTGCTGCCCGCAATGGCGCTGATCCTGCTCGTGCTCGGCACCATCTACGGCGGCATCGCCACCGCAATCGAAGCCTCCGCCTTCGGCGTCACCGGCGCGCTTCTGATCGCCCTGCTCAAGCGGCGGGTGAACCTCGACATGCTGTCGAAGTGCTTCGTCACAACGGCCAGCACCACCGGCATGGTGATGCTGATCCTCATCGCGGCCTTTCTCCTCCAGTTCGTCCTGGCCTTCACCGGGATCCCGGCGGCGATCACCCGCTACGTCGTGAGCCTCGGGCTTTCCGAGCTGGAACTCGTTCTCCTGCTCTGCGTGATCTACCTCGTCTTGGGGATGTTCATGGAGAGCATGGCCATGATGGTCACAACCCTGCCGCTGATCCTGCCGCTGCTGAACTCGATGGGCGTCGACCTGGTGTGGTTCGGAGTGATCCTGGTGATCATGATCGAGGTCTCGCTGATCACGCCACCGGTCGGGATGAATCTCTTCGTGCTGCAATCGCTGCGCCGCCGCCTCGCTGGCCCGGGGGGCACCGGCTCGATCGTCGACCTCTACGTCGGGGCCTTCCCCTTTGTCTTTGCCATGCTCGCGGTCCTGCTGATGGTGATCCTGCTGCCGGACCTGGCGATGTTCCTCGTCGAAACCATGCGCGGCACCGGCTGA
- a CDS encoding TRAP transporter small permease: MQTHSRNLLALCNRVTTAMAWLSGLLFLIMALYMTADVTSRSLGGPFTGVADTFAAFTLALGGTWALARALSDGSHVRIDLFLPLYSTRIKGYLYTWSMLMAALFGAVLAWQAWVLVDKSAARDALVPQSLVDVPLAIPQAFAAVGYSMFTLQAVVMTLVAITLLFTDHGDLIEDLERHEAGPQI; this comes from the coding sequence TTGCAAACCCATTCCCGAAACCTGCTGGCGCTGTGCAACAGGGTCACCACCGCGATGGCCTGGCTCAGCGGGCTGCTGTTCCTCATCATGGCGCTCTACATGACGGCCGATGTAACCAGCCGCTCGCTCGGCGGCCCGTTCACCGGGGTTGCCGATACCTTCGCGGCCTTCACCCTCGCTCTGGGGGGCACATGGGCACTGGCACGCGCGCTTTCCGATGGCAGCCATGTGCGGATTGACCTGTTCCTGCCGCTCTACAGCACGCGCATCAAGGGCTACCTCTACACATGGTCGATGCTCATGGCCGCGCTCTTCGGCGCGGTGCTGGCCTGGCAGGCCTGGGTGCTGGTCGACAAGTCGGCCGCACGTGACGCGCTGGTGCCGCAATCGCTGGTGGATGTTCCGCTGGCCATTCCGCAGGCCTTCGCCGCGGTGGGCTACTCGATGTTCACCCTGCAGGCCGTGGTGATGACCCTCGTAGCCATCACACTTCTCTTCACCGACCACGGCGACCTGATCGAAGACCTTGAGCGCCATGAGGCAGGGCCCCAGATATGA
- a CDS encoding TRAP transporter substrate-binding protein, whose protein sequence is MLNKRTFLNSALAAAVLAGSFLAPAPVVAQDTITWKAVTLHRNGESYKKWLWFQEEAAKRTDGRLQVEILTFPEVGLTGTDVLRVMESGLISIAEVSTGYVSGDFPLIEGTDLPGMVGSIDQSREVYDAWFDEVVLPNSDAMGGKVFSTFVWGSIYLFTAEPITTAADFKGLKIRVFAPAQARMVEELGGEPISMPISEVYSALQRGVIDGMITGADQIKPMSAWEVTPNITDIGIAPLGAYIVISQKAWDGLPEDIQQILTDMQDEFTDVGWSTGTENTKIGLEIGREHGMSISIPASPELQDEMRAVAVSDIAPWWKERVGAEGAAKFDEIILPIVEKAAAE, encoded by the coding sequence ATGCTCAACAAGCGAACTTTCTTGAATTCGGCACTCGCTGCGGCGGTGCTGGCCGGCTCGTTTCTGGCACCGGCGCCGGTGGTGGCGCAGGACACCATCACCTGGAAGGCCGTCACGCTTCATCGCAACGGCGAGAGCTACAAGAAGTGGCTCTGGTTCCAGGAAGAAGCCGCCAAGCGGACCGACGGACGGCTTCAGGTCGAAATCCTGACCTTCCCCGAAGTGGGCCTGACGGGCACCGACGTGCTCCGCGTCATGGAAAGCGGCCTCATCAGCATCGCCGAAGTTTCCACCGGCTACGTATCAGGGGACTTTCCGCTGATCGAAGGCACCGACCTGCCCGGCATGGTCGGCTCCATCGACCAGTCGCGCGAGGTCTACGACGCCTGGTTCGACGAGGTCGTGCTGCCAAACAGCGACGCCATGGGCGGTAAGGTCTTCTCGACCTTCGTCTGGGGCTCGATCTACCTCTTCACCGCCGAACCGATCACGACCGCAGCCGACTTCAAGGGCCTCAAGATCCGGGTCTTCGCACCCGCCCAGGCGCGCATGGTCGAGGAACTCGGCGGCGAGCCGATCTCGATGCCGATTTCCGAGGTCTACTCGGCGCTTCAGCGCGGAGTCATCGACGGCATGATCACCGGCGCCGACCAGATCAAGCCGATGTCGGCCTGGGAGGTGACGCCCAACATCACCGATATCGGCATCGCTCCGCTCGGCGCCTATATCGTGATCTCGCAGAAGGCCTGGGACGGACTGCCCGAAGACATCCAGCAGATCCTCACCGACATGCAGGACGAGTTCACCGACGTCGGCTGGTCCACCGGCACCGAGAACACCAAGATCGGCCTCGAAATCGGCCGCGAACACGGCATGTCGATCAGCATCCCCGCCTCGCCCGAGCTTCAGGACGAGATGCGCGCGGTGGCGGTCAGCGACATCGCACCCTGGTGGAAAGAACGCGTGGGCGCCGAGGGCGCAGCCAAGTTCGACGAGATCATTCTCCCGATCGTCGAAAAGGCAGCGGCGGAGTAA
- a CDS encoding DMT family transporter, whose amino-acid sequence MTATETLAPRSLAAAICLTILAGVLLAATDAVGKILSDHASVWQAAWARYVFHTLFVVGFLSRRYGWRLVQTRRPGLQLLRGLILLVTTLMMYTSVVLTSLANATTIQFLSPILVVIWAALFLGERPTSRHWVAVGGGFAGTVIVIDPDLGRILTPEVLLPLGVAFCMSVFLILTRILSTDEERGCTQFATTAIGALALTLALPLFWVRPSLHDLGLMLAIGGFGALGHSALLAAYARARASTLTPFLYSQVLGAALITVFWFGDTLSTRLTLGTVILVSSGIFLWWQERRANRRAAAAYISIPPEREIRT is encoded by the coding sequence ATGACAGCTACAGAGACATTGGCACCGCGGAGCCTGGCAGCTGCGATCTGCCTGACGATCCTGGCTGGTGTCCTGCTGGCTGCCACCGATGCGGTCGGAAAAATCCTTTCGGATCATGCCAGTGTCTGGCAGGCGGCCTGGGCGCGTTACGTCTTTCACACGCTGTTCGTCGTCGGGTTTTTGAGCCGCCGCTACGGCTGGCGGTTGGTGCAGACGCGGAGACCCGGGCTCCAGTTGCTGCGCGGGCTGATCCTGCTGGTGACGACGCTGATGATGTATACTTCCGTCGTCCTCACCTCCCTTGCGAATGCCACGACGATCCAGTTTCTCTCGCCGATTCTCGTGGTGATCTGGGCTGCGCTCTTTCTCGGCGAACGTCCCACATCGCGCCATTGGGTTGCTGTGGGAGGGGGATTCGCCGGGACCGTCATCGTGATAGACCCGGACCTTGGCAGGATCCTGACGCCGGAGGTTCTGTTGCCGTTGGGCGTTGCCTTCTGCATGTCGGTCTTCCTGATTCTGACCCGCATCCTCTCGACCGACGAGGAGCGCGGATGCACCCAGTTCGCCACCACCGCCATCGGTGCCCTTGCCCTGACGCTGGCCCTGCCCCTCTTCTGGGTCCGCCCTTCGCTGCATGATCTCGGCTTGATGCTGGCGATCGGCGGCTTCGGCGCCCTCGGTCACAGTGCCCTCTTGGCCGCCTATGCGCGCGCTAGAGCGTCGACCCTGACGCCCTTTCTCTACAGCCAGGTGCTGGGGGCCGCTCTCATCACCGTCTTCTGGTTCGGGGATACGTTGTCGACCCGGCTGACCCTTGGCACGGTGATCCTTGTGTCGAGCGGAATTTTCCTGTGGTGGCAGGAGCGCCGCGCAAACCGGCGGGCCGCAGCAGCCTACATTTCAATACCTCCAGAAAGGGAAATACGCACATGA